The DNA region GcctgtatatataaattcaACTCAAATAACTgtatatttattgtttcAAGATAGCAATTAGTAGCAGAAGCAAGAAATTCAGTCAGCaatgaaagaataaaaacacatgattcttcttcctgATCAAACGAACTACAgcctttttgaaagtagAGATTACCggtttgaaaatgaagatactatgaaaaattaagaaataatattattagtTTAAGGACTTACacaaatattcttttgatataaaaaatgtaaacataaaaaagaacaatttcTCTCATTTTTTAACGTCCTCTATTGATACATCTGCTTTGGATTAAATTTGGGATTGGTAGAAGTTGAATTTCGAATGTGAACAGCATGTTCCTTACATAATAGTGCAGCAAGACAACAACCCTTtatcttccttcttttctgcagttgcagcagcagcaggtTTGGTTTGTCTTTTAGCAGCGTCAGAGGCAGTtgccttcttttcagtagATGGCTTGGCCTCCTTTACAGGGAAAAGTTTCCTTGTAGTTTCATAGAATGTCTTACCTTGAATTTCAGCAATTCTCAATTCCAATGGAGAAGCAGTTCTTGAACCATCAGGACCAGCCAAAGTACCAGCACCCCATGGAGAGCCACCATGAACTTCTTCTATACTTGCCAATTCGGCGAAGGAGTTCTTGTAGCCCAATGGTAAAAAGATAATACCGTGATGAGCTAGATATGACAAACAGGCTTTAACGGTACTTTCTTGACCACCACCGTAAGTGGAAGTACTGACGAAAACACCGGCTGCTTTACCGCTCAAAGAGCCCTTAGCCCATAACCCGCCGGTTTTATCCCAAAAGGCAGACCATTGAGCAGGCAAATTACCAAATCTAGTTGGAACACCGAACAAGAAGGCATCGTACTCGATCAATGTCTCTTCAGTAGCCACAGGAATGTCATCAGGCTTTTCAGGTGCGTTCATTTGAGTCAGGACTTCATCAGGCAAAGTTTCTTCGACCCTGTATATATCTGCTTTACCACCAGCTGCTTCAACACCCTTCTTAACGGCTTGCGCCAAAACGTCTATGTGTCCATAGGTAGAGTAAGTGATAATTGCAATCTTAACCATCCTTACTGTATGTCAATTGTGgctttattatttgttatttcaaaatgctTCTCTTTTTAGCGATATTGCCCCctcttttactttttttcccttcttgttttcctttatacTAGAATTTTAGAAAcctcaaattcaaagtAAAAAGTGAAGTAAACAGAACTGTAAGACTATACTTCTAATTGGCTTCGAAAATTGTCCGAAATTTATAAACGAATTGAAAACACCAATTGGAGTGTTAAAGCTCGGTATCACTTGCCATATTTACTATTTATACCAAGTTCCGAGGAGTTTGAAGCGCCTTGTTTCCCCGCAGTAAGGCTGCATTTGTTTACCCGGCTGGATCTTAATAAAATATTACTAAAAGGGTCATAGCGGACTTATCAATAACAGAAGCATGGTGGTAATGTGTGGATGCCGTCTATCGAGCGTGGTAGATTCCACGATTATCAGCAGCCGGTAGACCTTAAAaggtttttgaaagaagctGATTTATTGTGTGattatcttttttaaaattttaaatatCATAATGAGTTGgttaaaagaatatattatCGTATTAAGTATGTGCTAAATAATGAATGGTCATGAGGGAAGAAGTCAGAGTAATAGAAAAATATGCAGGTTGAGTAAAGGGTAAGACATGGTCTTATTATAGTTTACTTTCAACGTTCTTGACTAAttctttgtatttttcagtaGAGTATGATTTAGGTCTTTCAATTGAAGCACCTATAGCTCTGTCGGTAATCAATTGAGCTAGAATACCAAACGCTCTTGAAACCCCGAATAAAACGGTATAGAATGACGATTCCTTTAAGCCGTAATATTGTAACAGGACACCTGAATGGGCATCCACGTTTGGCCATGGGTTCTTAGTCTTACCGTGTTCGGTTAACACGGCTGGTGCTACTTCAAATATCGATGAGACCAACTTAAATAGCTCGTAATCTGGGAAATGATCCAAAGCAAATTCACGTTGAGCCATGTAACGAGGGTCTGTTTTCCTCAGCACGGCATGGCCGTAACCAGGAATGACTCTACCTGAATTCAGGGTGTCCcataaatatttttcaatagtttCTTTAGAGTAGTCATCAttgacttcttctttgagtGCAAATAACCATTCTAGGACTTCTTGGTTAGCACGTCCGTGTAATGGACCAGCCAACCCATTTAAACCCGATGCAAGGGACAAATAAGGAGAGGACAATGCAGATCCCACTAGGTGAGATGTATGGGCAGATACGTTACCACCTTCATGATCTGAGTGAATGGTCAAATACAATCTCATTAAATCCAcaaaatcttcatcttttgaGCCGATCAGGTTGACTAAGTTCTTACCATAATCAGCGTTTGGGTCCACTTCGCCCATCTTGCCGTCTTTAAACACGTTACGATAAATTTTAGCAGCAATAACTGGTAGTTTACCCAACAAATCTAATgaatcttcaaaagtgtAACTCCAATAGTCTTGCTTGGAGATACCTTGAGCATAAGCCTTGGCAAATTTGGATTCACTTTCCAAGGCGGTCACTGCTATCGATAATTGAGCCATTGGATGCAAGTCCTTTGGTAAATTATCTAAAAGCTGTACGACATGATGAGGCAATTCTGATCTAGACATTAGATCAGCGGATAAATTTTCCACTTGCGCTTGAGTAGGAACTTCACCGGTCAATAATAACCAAAATAAAGCCTCTGGTAGAGGTTGTGAGCTTCCCCTTGCCTTTGGCAATTCCTTCTGAATGTCAGCAATCGTACGGCCTCTGAAACGAATACCTTCCTCTGCATCCAATTCTGAACCTTCCCATACGCTTCCTGGAACACCTCTCATACCACCGTATACTTGCTCTAGTAGAACATCActaatttttgttttcccGTGCTCCTTGACGAACTGTTTTACGTCTTGAGCATGAGAGGGGTAGATTTCACTGAATCTCTCCTTCAaagtcttttcttgatgtgATTGTGTTTGTAAGTAAGATGCAACATTTCTGCCTGAATTTAAATAAGGAactgtcattttttttgttgtaatCGCTATTAATATAACAAAAGCTTTGAGGGAGTGCTATactttctattattttccGAAACCTAAAGAAGAGAGAACGGAACAACACACTTAAAAGCCATCTATTCCATCGTCTTATATACACGGAACGGTCGGGAAGAATGAGCCCTCTCAAGAGCATGACTATCCTTTGATTAACGTCACCGATTTCTTACGAATGCAGCGTTCATACGGTAAGTGCTATTAccattgttattgtttttccGCTGTGCCTCTAATTGCTGACGCCCTGATAGACGCCCAGCTACGAAAAAGGTCacactttttttgctgAAGCAGAGAACGGGACGTGACCTGTCCGCCCTTTGGCGATGACCGCCGGATAAATGCGACCAAACATGCGCG from Saccharomyces eubayanus strain FM1318 chromosome III, whole genome shotgun sequence includes:
- the YCP4 gene encoding flavodoxin-like fold family protein, coding for MVKIAIITYSTYGHIDVLAQAVKKGVEAAGGKADIYRVEETLPDEVLTQMNAPEKPDDIPVATEETLIEYDAFLFGVPTRFGNLPAQWSAFWDKTGGLWAKGSLSGKAAGVFVSTSTYGGGQESTVKACLSYLAHHGIIFLPLGYKNSFAELASIEEVHGGSPWGAGTLAGPDGSRTASPLELRIAEIQGKTFYETTRKLFPVKEAKPSTEKKATASDAAKRQTKPAAAATAEKKEDKGLLSCCTIM
- the CIT2 gene encoding citrate (Si)-synthase CIT2; protein product: MTVPYLNSGRNVASYLQTQSHQEKTLKERFSEIYPSHAQDVKQFVKEHGKTKISDVLLEQVYGGMRGVPGSVWEGSELDAEEGIRFRGRTIADIQKELPKARGSSQPLPEALFWLLLTGEVPTQAQVENLSADLMSRSELPHHVVQLLDNLPKDLHPMAQLSIAVTALESESKFAKAYAQGISKQDYWSYTFEDSLDLLGKLPVIAAKIYRNVFKDGKMGEVDPNADYGKNLVNLIGSKDEDFVDLMRLYLTIHSDHEGGNVSAHTSHLVGSALSSPYLSLASGLNGLAGPLHGRANQEVLEWLFALKEEVNDDYSKETIEKYLWDTLNSGRVIPGYGHAVLRKTDPRYMAQREFALDHFPDYELFKLVSSIFEVAPAVLTEHGKTKNPWPNVDAHSGVLLQYYGLKESSFYTVLFGVSRAFGILAQLITDRAIGASIERPKSYSTEKYKELVKNVESKL